DNA sequence from the Desulfosporosinus sp. Sb-LF genome:
TGTCTCTGGCATAGTTCCAGGTGGATAAACTCGATCAAAACCCATGGCCAAGAATCGCTCTTTGACAGACTCAAAGTCCTGTTTCCCACAAACCAAGTTACCTCCGGCATACATACGGATATTGCCAATCCCGGTTTCCTGACACTTCTCACGCAAACCTCGGCAATCCATCTCCCCGTGTCCATACAAAGATGAAACCAAGATCACGTCGGCATTTGTTTCAATAGCCGCATGAATGAATTCCTCCTGAGTTGCGAGCACCCCAATATTAATGACTTTAAAGCCCGCTTGAGTAAATGCATAGTCCAATATCCGGTTTCCCACAGCATGAACATCTGACCCGATAACCCCTAAGACTAAAGTATTTTGTTCCATAATTTAATTCCTCCTGGTTATTTTTCTTTATTCCCCCCGATGTTACCTGTTCCACCAGGTCGATAGTTTCTTGGAGGAGTGTATTTCCGACTTTCTGAAAAAGCCCCGGATCCCCACTCACGTAATAGCGGGTCGCCAATGTTTTTTTCACAGAACCGAAACGGGGGGTGGTACAACAGGTCCATGTAACCCACCTTCAAATTTGCAAAAGTTTCTGATAACAATTTATCATGGACACTACACAATCCGACAACAACCGACA
Encoded proteins:
- the glmS gene encoding methylaspartate mutase subunit S; the protein is MEQNTLVLGVIGSDVHAVGNRILDYAFTQAGFKVINIGVLATQEEFIHAAIETNADVILVSSLYGHGEMDCRGLREKCQETGIGNIRMYAGGNLVCGKQDFESVKERFLAMGFDRVYPPGTMPETAIADMRKDLGMTED